The nucleotide sequence TCGAAGTGGGCGCCAGAGCCGTGAAGAAGGTCCCGCTGCTGCGCGGCAAGACCGTCTGCAACGTGTTCTTCGAGAACTCCACACGCACCCGCACCACCTTCGAGCTGGCAGCCAAGCGCCTGTCGGCGGACGTCATCACGCTCAATGTCTCGACGTCCTCGACCAGCAAGGGCGAAACCCTCACCGACACCCTGCGCAACCTGGAAGCCATGGCGGCTGACATGTTCGTCGTGCGCCATGCCGATTCCGGCGCGGCACACTTCATCGCCGAACACGTCTGCCCCGATGTCGCGGTGATCAATGGCGGTGACGGCCGCCACGCCCATCCCACTCAGGGCATGCTCGACATGCTCACCATTCGCCGGCACAAGGGCGATTTCGAAAAGCTTTCGGTAGCCATCGTCGGCGACATCCTGCACTCGCGCGTGGCACGCTCGAATATGCTCGCGCTGAAGACCCTGGGCTGTCCCGACATCCGCGTGATCGGCCCCAAGACCCTGCTGCCGGTGGGCCTCGAACAGTACGGCGTGAGTGTCTACAACGACATGAGCGAAGGGCTGCGCGATGTCGACGTGGTGATCATGCTGCGCCTGCAGCGCGAGCGCATGCAGGGGGGACGCCTGCCAAGCGAGGGCGAGTTCTACCGGCTCTACGGCCTGACCACGCAACGTATGGCACTGGCCAAGCCGGACGCCATCGTGATGCACCCGGGGCCGATCAACCGTGGTGTGGAGATCGAGTCGGCGGTGGCCGACTCGGACCAGTCGGTCATTCTCAATCAGGTCACCTACGGCATTGCCATCCGCATGGCAGTGCTCGCGATGACCATGAGCGGCCAGAACGCCCAGCGCCAACTCGAAAATGAATTCGCTGCCGAGGAGCAGAACTGATGCCAATCGAAATCCTCGGTGCCCGCCTGATCGATCCCGCCAGCGGTCGCGACGAAGTCACCAACATCTATTGCCGTGACGGCCGGATCGTCGCCACCGGCCAACCACCCGCCGATTTCGGCGCAGCGCAAAGCATCAACGCCGAGGGGCTGGTCGCTGCTCCCGGCCTGGTCGATCTGTCGGTTGCCTTGCGCGAGCCGGGTTACAGTCGCAAGGGCACCATTGCCAGCGAGACCCTGGCCGCTACTGCTGGCGGCATTACCAGCCTGTGCTGCCCGCCGCTGACCCGACCAGTGCTGGACACCGCCGCCATCGCGGAGATGATTCTCGACCGGGCACGCGAGTCCGGTCATGCCAAGGTTTTCCCCATTGGCGCACTCACGCGCGAGCTGGCCGGCGAACAGCTTTCGGAACTGGTCGCCCTGCGTGATGCAGGTTGCGTGGCGTTCGGTAACGGCTTGGCCAACATCCCCAGCAATCGCAACCTCAGCCGCGCCCTGGAATACGCAGCCACCTTCGACCTCACCGTAGTGATTCACTGTCAGGACGCCGACCTTGCCGAAGGCGGCTTGGCCCATGAAGGCCCCAGCGCGACCTTCCTCGGCCTGGCGGGCATTCCGGAGACAGCAGAAACCATCGCCCTGGCGCGCAACCTGCTGCTGGTGGAACAGGCCGGGGTGCGGGCGCACTTCACCCAGCTGACCACCGCGCGAGCGGCGCAAATGATCGCCGAAGCGCAAGCGCGCGGCCTGCCGGTGACTGCGGACGTGGCGATGTACCAGCTGATCCTCACCGACGAAGCCCTGCACGGGTTCTCCAGCCTGTATCACGTACAGCCGCCACTGCGTAGCGCAGCCGATCGAGAGGGCCTGCGCCAGGCGGTGAAAAGCGGTGTGATCTCCTCCATCGCCAGTCACCACCAGCCCCACGAAGTCGATGCCAAAGAGGCTCCTTTCGGCGAAACGGAGCCAGGCATCAGCAGTGCGGAAATTCTGCTGCCGCTGGCTCTGACGCTGGTGCAGGACGGTCTGCTGGACCTGCCGACGCTGCTGGCGCGCCTGAGCAGCGGCCCGGCTGCCGCACTACGCCTGCCGGTGGGCGACCTGAGCGTAGGCGCGTCAGCAGATATCGTCCTGTTCGACCCGAACAGCTCGACCCTGGCTGGCGAAACCTGGTACTCGAAGGGTCGCAACTGCCCCTTTATCGGCCACTGCCTGCCAGGCGCGGTGCGCTATACCATCGTCGATGGTCGGGTCAGTTATCGCGCCGAAGGGTAAACATCGGTGGGGCTGGCATTGCGACCCAGCCCCACCAACAAGGCAATCGAGACAGCCGAGCCCCCAGCGGATGCAGGTGAAAACCTGCCAGCAAAAGCTTCCCCCGAGGCTGGGCTCCCACGTAGAGAACGCGCCTTAGCGGGTCTTCTCGGCGTTTCTGATCGACACCTGGGTATTTAGCGTCCAGAAATCGTAAAGCACTCCGATAAAGAACAACCCGCCGCTGCACAGGTAGATGATTCCGGTGATCCACTTGCCCTGGTACATCCGGTGCACACCGAACACGCCGAGGAAGGTCAGCAGTATCCAGGCGATGTTGTAGTCGATGGGCCCGGCGTTGAAGCGCAGATCGGCCTCGCGATCCATCGATGGGATCAGAAACAGGTCGATGATCCAGCCGATAAAGAACAGGCCTAGGGTAAAAAACCAGATCGTTCCGGTCACCGGCTTGCCATAGTAGAAGCGGTGCGAACCAAGAAAGCCGAATATCCACAGCAGATAACCGATCACCTTGCTGTGCGTGTCTTGTTGCATGGAAACCTCACTATCTGAGTACCCGTCCGGGTGGTGCGCCGATCTTATCCGATCGCCAAGCCATGCGCGTTGCCGCCGAACGGACATCGCATGCGAGCGGCTCCATGATACTGTATGAACAAACAGTATTATGATGTCTCCGCCATGCAACTGATCGACAAACTCAGCGTCCTCGCCGACGCCGCCAAGTACGACGTCTCATGCGCCAGCAGCGGTGCGCCGAAACGCAGTTCCAAAGGTCGCAGTGGGCTTGGCGCCACCGATGGCATGGGCATCTGCCACAGTTTCACGCCAGATGGCCGCTGCGTAGCGCTGCTGAAGATCCTGCTGACCAACTTCTGCCTGTACGACTGCCAGTACTGCGTCAACCGCCGCTCCAGCGATGTGCCTCGCGCCCGCTTTACCCCTGAAGAGGTAGTGACGCTGACGCTGGATTTCTACCGTCGTAATTGCATCAGCGGGCTGTTTCTCAGCTCCGGCATCATTCGTTCGGCGGACTACACCATGGAGCAACTCAACCGCGTAGCCAAACTGCTACGCGAAGAGCATGAGTTCCGCGGCTACATTCATCTCAAGACCATTCCCGATGCCTCGCCGGAGCTGATCGCCGAGGCCGGGCGTTACGCCGACCGGCTCAGCGTCAATATCGAGCTGCCCACCGAAAGCAGCCTGATCCGCCTGGCGCCGGAGAAGCAGGTCGTCTCCATCAAGCAGGCGATGCATTCCATTCATCAAGGCGAGACCGAAGCCCGCGCGGAAAAGCGTGCGCCACGTTTTGCACCGGCCGGCCAGAGCACCCAGATGATCGTCGGCGCGGATGCCACGGACGACAGCACCATCCTCCACAGCGCCCAGTCGCTGTATCAGGATTACCGCCTGCGCCGCGTCTACTATTCAGCCTTCAGCCCCATTCCCAACAGCCCAGCCAGCGTCCCGTTCCAAGCGCCGCCCCTGTTACGAGAGCACCGTCTTTATCAGGCCGATTTTCTTATGCGAGGCTATGGTTTCAGCGCCGGTGAGCTGCTCAGCGGGCCGGGCAATCTGCCGCTGGACATCGACCCCAAACTCGCCTGGGCCCTGGCCAACCGCGAACATTTCCCGGTGGACCTGAACCGTGCCGAGCCTTCGCTTATTGCGCGCATTCCAGGCATCGGGATACTCAGCGCCAAACGACTGGTCGCGCTGCGCCGGCAAAAGCGCATCCGCTTCGAGGACCTCACGCGTCTGCGCTGCTCGCTGGAAAAGGCCAAGCCTTTCGTCATCACTCAGGACTACAGACCGAGCCTGGCTTATCGAGAGTCGGCGACCCTGCATCGACAACTGAGCGAAGGCCCACAGCAGATGGCGTTGTGGTGATGCGCCAGGTCCGTTTCGATGGCAGCTTCGAGGGTTGGCGCAAGGCGGCCCGCGCCCTGCTTGGCGAGGGTGTTGCGCCACATAGGCTGGAGTGGCTGGCCGGCAACGCCGTGGGCGGCCTGTTCGATCAGGACGAAGCGCCCGCACCGGGTTCGCCATTGCCAAATATTCGTATCCCCCGGCAGTTACTCGATGAGCTGCAGAGCGCCGCATGCTTTCGCAGCGCCGATCGCTGGAGCTTGCTCTATCGGGTTCTCTGGCGGGTCGTACAGGGCGACGGAGCGGCGAGACTGGCCGGCGATATCGACGGCAGCGAACTACATGCCCGCCTCAAGGCGGTGCGTCGCGAAGCCCACCATATGCATGCCTTTTTGCGCTTCAGTCCATCAGGAGTGGACAGTGCTCCAGACTACGCGGCCTGGTTTGAGCCGGCCCACGACATTCTGCTCAGCGCCGCACCGCATTTCGCCGAACGCATGGGTCGACATTCCTGGCTGATTGCGACTCCGGAGGACGCAGTGCTCTGGGATGGAAAGACCATGCACTACGCCAAGCCCTGCCCCCAGGCCTGGAAGCAACTGGCGCAAGGTGCGCAAGACCCCGGCGCCGAACTTTGGAAGGCCTATTACGAAAGCACCTTCAATCCCGCCCGACTCAACCGCGAGGTGATGCAGAGCAATCTGCCGGTACGTTTCTGGAAGAACCTGCCCGAGGGCCCTCTGATCCCCCAGCTGATGAGCCGCGCCCGCGCCGGAGCCCAGCGTGATGGCCAGGCCGAGCGGGTAGCCAGTCAGCCAGGCAAGCGCATAGCAGGCCAGGTCGGCGCGCGCCGAGACTCTGACTGACTATTTGTCAGCGGAAGGTCCGCCCCGGATCGTCGTCGCTGACTTCCAGGGACAGCCCTTGGGACACGCTGCTCAGATGCTCACTGTCGGTTTCCGAGCCCAGCTTGATCATCAGGCGCAGGTCGTTGGATGAGTCGGCATGCAGCAGGGCGTCCTCGTAAGTGATTTCACCCTGAACGTAGAGGTTGTACAGCGCCTGGTCGAACGTCTGCATACCCAGGTCGGTAGAACGCTTCATCAGACTCTTGAGCTCATGCACCTCGCCCTTGCGGATCAGGTCGGCGGCCAGCGGCGTGTTGATCAGCACTTCGATCACCGCCCGACGGCCCTTGCCATCAGGGGTAGGAATCAGCTGCTGGGCGACGATGGCTTTCAGGTTCAGCGACAGATCCATCCACACCTGATTCTGGCGGTCGGCCGGGAAGAAGTTGATGATCCGGTCCAGCGCCTGGTTGGCGTTGTTGGCGTGCAGCGTGGCCAGGCAGAGGTGCCCGGTCTCGGCGAAGGCCACGGCGTAGTCCATGGTTTCCCGGGCACGGATCTCGCCAATCAGGATCACATCCGGCGCCTGCCGCAGAGTGTTCTTCAGCGCCACCTCGAACGAGTCGGTGTCGATGCCGACTTCGCGCTGGGTAACGATGCAATTCTGATGCTGATGGATGAACTCGATGGGGTCTTCGATGGAGATGATGTGGCCGCTGGAGTTCCTGTTGCGGTAACCGACCATCGCCGCCAGCGAGGTGGACTTGCCGGTGCCGGTGGCGCCGACAAAAAGCACCAGACCACGCTTGGTCATGGCCAGATCTTTCAGGATGCCCGGGAGCTTGAGCTCATCGATGGTGGGGATATTGGTTTCGATGCGCCGCAGCACCATGCCGGCCAGGTTGCGCTGGTAGAACGCGCTGACGCGGAAGCGGCCGATACCACGCGCGCTAAGGGCGAAGTTGCACTCATGGTTCTCGGTGAACTCGCGCCGCTGCTGCTCGTTCATGATCCCGTGCACGGTTTCACGGGTCATTTCCGGCGACATGGGCGTCTTGCTCACCGGCAGGATCTTGCCGTTGACCTTGATCGACGGCGGCACGCCAGCGGTAATGAACAGGTCGGAGCCGCCTTTTTCCACCATCAGGCGCAACAGTTTTTCGAATTCCATCGTTGTACTCGCAGTCGTGGCAAAACCGAATCGGGCGGTGCCCGGTCAGGTATCGAAGCCTGTTCAAGACCTCACGGCCCAAAGGCGCGCAAGACAAAAAGAAGAGACGTTACAAGTCGAACATTCTGAGCCGTTTCAGCGCAGCAAGCCTGGTACGGGTTCTCAGAAGTTCTCTGGTTGCTTGGCTTTCTCCTTGGCGCTTTCACGGGAAATGACGCCCTTGGCAAGCAGATTCTTGAGACAGGAATCGAGGGTCTGCATCCCCAGCGAGCCGCCGGTCTGGATCGCCGAATACATCTGCGCCACCTTGTCCTCGCGAATCAGGTTACGAATCGCCGGTGTGCCGATCATGATCTCGTGCGCTGCCACTCGACCGCCGCCAATCTTCTTCATCAGAGTCTGAGAAATTACCGCCTGCAGCGATTCGGAAAGCATGGAGCGGACCATGGACTTTTCCTCGGCCGGGAAGACATCCACCACCCGGTCGATGGTCTTGGCGGCCGAGGTAGTGTGCAACGTGCCGAACACCAGGTGCCCGGTTTCCGCGGCGGTCAGTGCCAGGCGGATGGTTTCCAGGTCACGCATCTCACCGACCAGGATGATGTCCGGGTCTTCACGCAGAGCTGAACGCAAGGCTTCGGAGAAGCCCAGGGTATCGCGGTGCACTTCGCGCTGGTTGACCAGACACTTCTTCGATTCGTGAACGAATTCGATCGGGTCCTCGATGGTGAGGATGTGTTGGTACTTGGTGTTGTTCAGGTAGTCGAGCATGGCCGCAAGGGTCGTGGACTTACCCGAGCCGGTGGGGCCGGTAACCAGTACCAGGCCGCGCGGCACGTCGGTGATCCTGCGGAAGACCTCACCCATGCCGAGGTCTTCCATGGTCAGCACCTTGGACGGAATGGTCCGGAACACCGCACCGCAACCGCGGTTCTGGTTGAAGGCGTTAACCCGGAAGCGCGCCACACCCGGCACTTCAAAGGAGAAGTCGGTCTCGAGGAATTCTTCGAAATCCTTGCGCTGCTTGTCATTCATGATGTCGTAGATCAGCGCATGCACCTGCTTGTGGTCCATGGCCGGCAGATTGATGCGGCGTACATCGCCATCAACGCGAATCATCGGCGGCAGACCGGAAGAAAGGTGCAAATCCGATGCACCCTGCTTGGCGCTGAAGGCCAGCAGTTCTGTGATATCCATGGGACTCCCCAATTACAAGCAAGCAGGTAGAATGCCGCGCAGACCCCTAGGCCGCGGCGCAGGTAAATGTCCACGATAGCGAACAATATTGCAAAGGTCGCAGCGCGTATCCGTGAGGCGGCGCAAGCTGTGGGACGCGATCCAGACACGATCGGGCTCATGGCCGTGAGCAAGACGCAACCGGCAGCAGCAATTCGCGAAGCCCATGAAGCCGGTCTGCTGGATTTTGGCGAAAACTATCTGCAGGAAGCCCTGGAAAAACAGGCCGAGCTTGCCGATCTTCCGCTTGTCTGGCATTTCATCGGCCCCATACAGTCGAACAAGACCAAGCCCATCGCCGAGCATTTCGACTGGGTGCATTCGATTGACCGCCTGAAGATCGCCCAGCGCCTGTCGAACCAGCGGCCCGCAGAGTTACCGCCCCTGAATGTCTGCCTGCAGGTCAATGTCAGCCATGAGCCGAGCAAATCCGGCTGCGCTCCCGAGGACGCTGCCGAACTGGCCCGCGCCATTGCCGCACTGCCAAGATTGCGCCTGCGCGGCCTGATGGCCATACCCGAACCCACCGATGACCCCGTGGAGCAGCACGCCGCTTTCGCCCGCGTGCGTCAGCTGCAGGAGCAGATTGGTGCGCAGCTGGACTGCCTGTCCATGGGCATGAGCCAGGACCTTGAAGCCGCCATCGCCGAAGGCGCCACCTGGGTTCGTATCGGCACCGCCCTGTTCGGCGCCCGCACCTATCCCGCGCAGAGCGACACGCCGCCTGCAAATGACCAGAGGAACAATCGATGAACGCACCCCGCATCGCCTTCATTGGCGGCGGCAACATGGCCGCCAGCCTGATCGGTGGGCTGCGCGCCCAGGGCGTCGCTGCTGACGCCATCTGCGCCAGCGATCCAGGCGACGAACAACGCCACAGAATCAGCACCGAACATGGCATCCAGACCTTTGCCAACAACGCCGATGCGCTGGCCCAGGCTGAGGTGGTGGTGCTGGCAGTCAAGCCGCAGGTGATGCAGGCGGTTTGCCGCGACCTTGCCGGCCACCTGCAGGCGCAGCAACTGATCGTCTCGATTGCTGCCGGCATTAGCTGTGAGAGCCTGCAGAACTGGCTCGGCCCGCAGCCTCGCGCCATCGTGCGCTGCATGCCGAATACGCCGTCGCTGCTGCGCCAGGGCGTCAGTGGCCTTTACGCCAATGCCCAGGTCAGCGCCATGCAAAAGCAGCAGGCCGAGCAGCTGCTGTCAGCGGTCGGCCTGGCCTTGTGGCTGACCGACGAAGCCCTGATCGACGCCGTCACGGCAGTTTCCGGCAGTGGCCCCGCGTATTTTTTCCTGCTGATCGAAGCCATGACGGCCGCCGGCGAAAAGCTTGGCCTGCCGCGTGAAACAGCTGCACAGCTGACCTTGCAGACTGCCCTCGGCGCCGCGCGCATGGCTTGCGAAAGCGATGTCGAGGCTGCCGAACTGCGCCGCCGCGTCACCTCACCGAACGGAACCACCGAAGCGGCAATCAAAGCCTTCCAGGCAGGCGGCTTCGAGGCACTGGTACAACAGGCACTGGATGCGGCCGCACAACGCTCAGCCGAACTCGCCGTACAACTGGGCAACTAAGGAGCCTTCATGTCACAACTCTCGCAAGCCCTGATACTGATCATCCAGACCCTCGGTAGTCTGTACCTGCTGATCGTGCTGCTGCGTTTCATCCTGCAGCTGGTGCGCGCCGACTTCTACAACCCGCTGAGCCAGTTCATCGTCAAGGCGACCCACCCGCTGTTGCGGCCGCTGCGCCGGGTGATCCCCAGCATCGGCAACCTGGATCTGTCCTCACTGGTGCTGGCACTTATCGTTCAGGTACTGCTGATGGCAGCAATCCTGATGCTGACCTACGGCGGCATCGGCAACCTGCTGCAACTACTGGTCTGGGCCATCATCGGCATCACTGGCCTGTTCCTGAACATTTTTTTCTATGCCCTGATCATCAGCGTGATCCTGTCCTGGGTCGCTCCGGGCAGTCACAATCCAGGGGCACAGCTGATCAACCAGATTACCGAGCCGGCATTGGCGCCCTTTCGCCGCCTGCTACCCAATCTGGGCGGGCTGGATCTCTCGCCGATCTTCGCTTTTCTGGCGATAAAGCTGCTGGAGATGCTGGTGATCGGCAACCTGGTCGTCATGTCGGGCATGCCGCGGGTCCTGCACGGGCTGATCTGATCAATCCGGCTCTTGCCGGCTTTGGGTGACAGGTCACAGGCGCTTGATTGACCCAAAGGGGACGAGGGGCATAATCGCCCCATCGCCTTCAGGAAGCGCAGATCATGGAACGACTCGACCGGCAGGTAGATGCCTACGTCAACTGGAAACGCGATCTGATTCGCGAGATCACCCGCTATCGCAGCTGGCTGATCCACAATCGCCTCAACTCCAGCGCCGTGGATGCGAGTCTGGAGCGCGCCATCAAGCAGTTGCGCACCGATCACATCACCCTGGCCTTCGTCGGCGAGTTTTCCCGCGGCAAGACGGAGCTGATCAACAGCCTGTTTTTCTCGCATTACGGGCAGCGCATCCTGCCTTCGCGTGCCGGGCGCACAACCATGTGCCCGACCGAACTGTTTTACGATCCGCGCACGGAACGCTCCTTCATTCGCCTGCTGCCCATCGAGTCACGCCTGGAAGACGTCAGCATCGCCCAGCTCAAGCGCACACCGCGCCATTGGCTGAACCTGCCGCTGAACCTGGACGATCCCAATAGCATGATCGAAGCCTTCAGCCAGGTAGCGGCCGTCAAATCGATGCCGGGCGAGCAGGCCATTCAACTCGGCTTTGATCCGGACGCTCTGGAAAGCTCCGATATCCCGGGCGAAGTGCTGGTGCCGGCGTGGCGCCACGCCATGGTCAACTTCGATCATCCGCTGCTACGGCAGGGTTTGCGCATTCTCGACACACCCGGCCTCAACGCCCTAGGCAGCGAGCCCGAGCTGACGCTGTCGATGCTGCCCAGCGCCCAGGCGGTGGTGTTTCTGTTGTCTGCAGATACCGGCGTTACCGCCAGCGACATGGACATCTGGCAGCAGCACATACGCCAGCTCGACGACGGCCAGCAGCGCCTGTTCGCCGTCCTCAACAAGATCGACGTGCTGTGGGACGACGTCAGCGGCGAAGCCTTCGTAGAAGACGCCATCGAGCAGATTCGCACCAGCACGGCACAGCAGTTGGGGATCGCCCCCGAGGATGTCCTGCCGTTATCCGCAAAACAGGCCCTGCGTGCCAGGATCCACGACGACAGCGCACTGCTGCGGCGCAGCCGACTGGAGTCACTGGAGCAACTGCTTTGCGAACGGGTGCTGGCCAGAAAGGAGCAGCTGCTGGAGCAGCAAGTGGTGCGCCAGGTCCTGGCGCTGCTGCAAAACAGCCAGCATATTCTCGACCTGCGCCTGAGCAAGGTGCGCGAACAAAGCGAGCTGCTCGACAGTCATCGTCAGGACAGCGGCCAGATGCTGCTGGAGCTGACCGCCCGCACCCGCCACGACCACAACCAGCACCATAAGCGCCTGCTGCAGCTGAAAACCAATCAACGCCTGCTACAGCGCCAGGGCGAGCTACTGCGTGACACCGTGCGCCCCGAGCGCCTGGAAGAGCACCTGACCCGTCTGCACCGCAGCCTGCGCGGGAGCCTGACCACCCTGGGCATCAACCTCAGCATCCTGCACTTCTTCCGCTCGGTGGAGCAGGACCTGGGAATGCTGGAACAGGAAGCGAACCTGGCCAACAAGATGGTGACAGCGCTCTACAGTCGCCACAATGAAGAAAATCCCTTACATGGCGTCGACGCGCCACTTTTCCAGTTGGCTCCCTACCAGCAGGAGCTCAAGGGTCTGCGGGACAAGGCCGATCAGTTTCGCCTGCAGCTCAAGACATTACTGACCGAGCAGCGCACCCTCACCCGTCGCTTCTTCGCCACCCTGGTGCAGGAAGTGATCGCCCTGCACCAGCGCCTGCGCCAGGAAGCAGAACACTGGGCCGTCGAAGCCCTGATGCCGCTCATGCAGCATTCGCTGGAGCACAAACAGCAGCTCGAAACCCATATGCTGCGCCTCAAAAGCCTGGCGCAGAGCAACCAGCAAAACAGCCAGCGCAGCCGTCAGCTGGCTCGCTATGAGCTCGAGTTGCGCCAGCAGCTGACCCAGGCCGGGGAAATGCTCAGGCTGCTGCGCCGCCCGGCGCCTACTCGACGTCAGGGCAAGGTAGTCAGTATCGTCACCGGCTGAGCTGGCGTTGCGACTGAAAGATCAATCGCGTCGCCCAACTGACGATGCGAATTCCATTGTCCTGCAAGGACACCTGATGCTGCTTTCACTAAGGCACTGCAACGTAGGTAGTTTTTCAACGGTCTGCTAGACTTTGCCGCCTTCTTCAACCACGAGCCAGGGTCGATGCCCACTGCTATTCCAGCCGATTCCGTTGGTCTGGTGAGTCCGAAGGTCGTGCATTTCGCCGAACCGCTTGCACTCGCCTGTGGCCGCACACTGCATGACTACCAACTGATCTACGAAACCTACGGTACGCTCAACGCCAGCCGTAGCAACGCCGTGCTGATCTGCCACGCCCTGTCCGGCCATCACCATGCCGCCGGCTACCACAGCATGGACGACCGCAAGCCGGGCTGGTGGGACGCCTGTATCGGCCCGGGCAAGGCAATCGACACCAATCGCTTCTTCGTCGTCAGCCTGAACAACCTCGGCGGCTGCAACGGTTCTACCGGCCCCAGCAGCCTCAACCCTAAAACCGGCAAGCCCTACGGTGCGGACTTTCCGGTGGTGACCGTGGAGGATTGGGTTCATAGCCAGGCACGCCTGGCCGACATGCTGGAAATTCAGCAGTGGGCGGCGGTGGTGGGCGGCAGCCTGGGTGGCATGCAGGCGCTGCAGTGGTCCATCAGCTATCCCGAGCGGATTCGCCATTGCGTGGCCATCGCCTCGGCACCCAAGCTATCCGCACAGAACATCGCTTTCAACGAAGTCGCGCGACAGGCCATTCTCTCGGACCCCGAGTTTCACGGCGGGCACTTCCAGGAGCAGGGCGTCATTCCGCGGCGCGGGCTGATGCTGGCGCGCATGGTCGGGCATATCACCTACCTCTCGGACGACGCCATGGGCACCAAATTCGGGCGCGGTCTGAAGAGCGAGAAGCTCAATTACGATTTCAACAGCGTGGAATTTCAGGTCGAAAGCTATCTGCGCTATCAGGGCGAGGAGTTTTCCAGCCGCTTCGACGCCAACACCTACCTGTTGATGACCAAGGCACTGGACTATTTCGATCCGGCAGCGGCCCACGGCGACGATCTGGCCAAGACTTTCGCATCGGCCAAGGCAGATTTTTGCGTGATGTCGTTTACCACCGACTGGCGTTTCTCCCCGGAACGCTCCCAGGAAATCGTCAATGCGCTGATGGCTGCCCGCAAAAACGTCTGCTATCTGGAGATCGATGCGCCCCAAGGCCACGACGCCTTCCTGATTCCCATCCCGCGCTACCTGCAGGCCTTCAGCAGCTACATGAATCGCATCGTTCTATAAGGAGCCACCATGCG is from Pseudomonas saudiphocaensis and encodes:
- the proC gene encoding pyrroline-5-carboxylate reductase, which codes for MNAPRIAFIGGGNMAASLIGGLRAQGVAADAICASDPGDEQRHRISTEHGIQTFANNADALAQAEVVVLAVKPQVMQAVCRDLAGHLQAQQLIVSIAAGISCESLQNWLGPQPRAIVRCMPNTPSLLRQGVSGLYANAQVSAMQKQQAEQLLSAVGLALWLTDEALIDAVTAVSGSGPAYFFLLIEAMTAAGEKLGLPRETAAQLTLQTALGAARMACESDVEAAELRRRVTSPNGTTEAAIKAFQAGGFEALVQQALDAAAQRSAELAVQLGN
- a CDS encoding YggT family protein, whose amino-acid sequence is MSQLSQALILIIQTLGSLYLLIVLLRFILQLVRADFYNPLSQFIVKATHPLLRPLRRVIPSIGNLDLSSLVLALIVQVLLMAAILMLTYGGIGNLLQLLVWAIIGITGLFLNIFFYALIISVILSWVAPGSHNPGAQLINQITEPALAPFRRLLPNLGGLDLSPIFAFLAIKLLEMLVIGNLVVMSGMPRVLHGLI
- a CDS encoding dynamin-like GTPase family protein: MERLDRQVDAYVNWKRDLIREITRYRSWLIHNRLNSSAVDASLERAIKQLRTDHITLAFVGEFSRGKTELINSLFFSHYGQRILPSRAGRTTMCPTELFYDPRTERSFIRLLPIESRLEDVSIAQLKRTPRHWLNLPLNLDDPNSMIEAFSQVAAVKSMPGEQAIQLGFDPDALESSDIPGEVLVPAWRHAMVNFDHPLLRQGLRILDTPGLNALGSEPELTLSMLPSAQAVVFLLSADTGVTASDMDIWQQHIRQLDDGQQRLFAVLNKIDVLWDDVSGEAFVEDAIEQIRTSTAQQLGIAPEDVLPLSAKQALRARIHDDSALLRRSRLESLEQLLCERVLARKEQLLEQQVVRQVLALLQNSQHILDLRLSKVREQSELLDSHRQDSGQMLLELTARTRHDHNQHHKRLLQLKTNQRLLQRQGELLRDTVRPERLEEHLTRLHRSLRGSLTTLGINLSILHFFRSVEQDLGMLEQEANLANKMVTALYSRHNEENPLHGVDAPLFQLAPYQQELKGLRDKADQFRLQLKTLLTEQRTLTRRFFATLVQEVIALHQRLRQEAEHWAVEALMPLMQHSLEHKQQLETHMLRLKSLAQSNQQNSQRSRQLARYELELRQQLTQAGEMLRLLRRPAPTRRQGKVVSIVTG
- the metX gene encoding homoserine O-succinyltransferase MetX: MPTAIPADSVGLVSPKVVHFAEPLALACGRTLHDYQLIYETYGTLNASRSNAVLICHALSGHHHAAGYHSMDDRKPGWWDACIGPGKAIDTNRFFVVSLNNLGGCNGSTGPSSLNPKTGKPYGADFPVVTVEDWVHSQARLADMLEIQQWAAVVGGSLGGMQALQWSISYPERIRHCVAIASAPKLSAQNIAFNEVARQAILSDPEFHGGHFQEQGVIPRRGLMLARMVGHITYLSDDAMGTKFGRGLKSEKLNYDFNSVEFQVESYLRYQGEEFSSRFDANTYLLMTKALDYFDPAAAHGDDLAKTFASAKADFCVMSFTTDWRFSPERSQEIVNALMAARKNVCYLEIDAPQGHDAFLIPIPRYLQAFSSYMNRIVL